From a single Lolium rigidum isolate FL_2022 chromosome 7, APGP_CSIRO_Lrig_0.1, whole genome shotgun sequence genomic region:
- the LOC124672235 gene encoding exocyst complex component EXO70H1-like gives MTRAGSRSTLAPRRTLPATVVDDTVAAAAILLDKWHPEDSSSGRSLFLDSTTPHEADAFLRAAKDLHRAMLFYASGLTTKDVHGGGHGLIQAQELLDTAMRRLQLELQILLSSLPNVLKFDQDDDQSTDALRETCGHLRAVAEAMLAAGYGQECVSVFKERRRASVASALQRLHGFSSSLQQATINKLSWEQIEPKMQSWLSGARAAFASVFAGERDLCDRVFAGENASVGDALFSAVAEDKAMIILAFAEAAVARARRAPERLFRVLDVHDALTETIIPSIVAAFGDKSEVTARAVTLAVTKVGDAARGMVASFEAAIEKEPAKATVAGGAVHPLTRYVMNYLVFLADYENALARIYSAEQFTDTSSSVGSGSDTASSSSSDLSMSSTSSSSMKLATLSLWSNPIGWLVSVLMRKLDAKAGNYREAALSYLFLANNTHYVAKKVGGGTKLEAVLGEEWAEAQRAKARGYVDVYVRAAWGTKVLRGGAMDEAVVEAATMQERWVAADDDMGEALRAVAKAAVVPTYRMFYRRQGAAARLTPGDVIGMIDGLFGGRASDISSSNSLVST, from the coding sequence ATGACGCGCGCCGGCAGCCGCAGCACCTTGGCTCCCCGCCGCACGCTCCCGGCCACCGTCGTCGACGAcaccgtggccgccgccgccattctGCTCGACAAATGGCACCCGGAGgattcttcttccggccgctccctCTTCCTCGACTCCACCACCCCGCACGAGGCCGACGCCTTCCTGCGCGCCGCCAAGGACCTGCACCGCGCCATGCTCTTCTACGCGTCCGGTCTCACCACCAAGGACGTCCACGGCGGCGGCCACGGTCTCATACAGGCGCAGGAGCTTCTTGACACTGCCATGAGGAGGCTCCAGCTCGAGCTCCAGatcctcctctcctccctcccgaACGTCTTGAAGTTCGACCAAGACGACGATCAGAGCACCGACGCTCTGAGAGAAACGTGCGGCCACCTCCGCGCGGTCGCGGAGGCCATGCTGGCCGCCGGGTACGGCCAGGAGTGCGTCTCCGTCTTCAAAGAGCGCCGCCGCGCGTCCGTGGCTTCCGCGCTACAGCGCCTGCACGGCTTTTCGTCATCCCTGCAGCAGGCCACGATCAACAAGCTATCCTGGGAACAGATTGAACCCAAGATGCAGTCCTGGCTCTCCGGCGCGCGCGCCGCGTTCGCGTCCGTCTTCGCCGGGGAAAGAGACCTCTGTGACCGCGTCTTCGCCGGGGAAAACGCGTCCGTCGGCGATGCCTTGTTCTCGGCCGTCGCCGAAGATAAGGCAATGATCATCCTCGCGTTCGCCGAGGCCGCCGTggcgcgcgcgcgccgcgcccCGGAGCGGCTGTTCCGCGTGCTCGACGTCCACGACGCGCTCACGGAGACCATCATCCCGTCCATCGTCGCGGCGTTCGGTGACAAGTCGGAGGTCACGGCCCGTGCCGTCACGCTAGCGGTGACCAAGGTCGGCGACGCGGCGCGGGGCATGGTGGCCAGCTTCGAGGCGGCCATCGAGAAGGAGCCGGCCAAGGCCACGGTGGCGGGCGGCGCGGTGCACCCGCTCACCCGCTACGTCATGAACTACCTCGTCTTCCTCGCCGACTACGAGAACGCGTTGGCTCGCATATACTCGGCGGAGCAGTTTACGGACACGTCGTCATCCGTCGGCTCCGGAAGCGACACCGCCAGCTCGTCATCGTCGGACCTCTCAATGTCGTCGACATCATCGTCATCGATGAAGCTAGCGACACTTAGCCTGTGGTCGAACCCGATCGGTTGGCTCGTGTCCGTTCTGATGCGGAAGCTGGACGCCAAGGCCGGGAACTACCGGGAGGCGGCGCTGAGCTATTTGTTCCTGGCGAACAACACGCACTATGTGGCCAAGAAGGTGGGCGGCGGCACGAAGCTGGAGGCGGTCCTCGGCGAGGAGtgggcggaggcgcagagggccAAGGCGCGGGGGTACGTGGACGTGTACGTTCGCGCGGCGTGGGGGACCAAGGTGCTCCGCGGCGGCGCGATGGAcgaggcggtggtggaggcggcgacGATGCAGGagaggtgggtggcggcggacgaTGACATGGGGGAGGCGCTCAGGGCGGTGGCCAAGGCAGCCGTGGTTCCCACGTACAGGATGTTCTACCGGCGGCAGGGAGCTGCGGCCAGGCTAACGCCGGGGGACGTGATCGGCATGATAGACGGGCTGTTCGGCGGCCGGGCGTCAGACATCAGCAGCAGCAATAGCTTAGTCAGCACCTAG